The following proteins come from a genomic window of Zerene cesonia ecotype Mississippi unplaced genomic scaffold, Zerene_cesonia_1.1 Zces_u007, whole genome shotgun sequence:
- the LOC119839047 gene encoding trissin-like, producing MAAWASTLNCQSCGRECASACGSRYFRTCCFNYLRKKRGSDTFKIVSSINDLPFIPKPKIIIENLDAWDDEPIEVYQVENRILDA from the exons ATGGCGGCATGGGCGTCCACCCTGAACTGTCAATCATGTGGACGGGAGTGTGCCTCCGCTTGCGGGTCTAGATACTTCAGGACTTGCTGTTTCAACTACCTGAGGAAGAAGCGAGGCTCCGACACATTTAAG ATTGTCTCCAGCATCAATGATCTGCCATTCATCCCAAAGCCTAAGATCATTATAGAAAACCTAGATGCATGGGACGACGAACCTATTGAAGTCTATCAAGTGGAAAACAGGATTCTGGATgcgtaa